Proteins encoded within one genomic window of Microbacterium soli:
- the mqo gene encoding malate dehydrogenase (quinone), giving the protein MSATLGTLLHELQPDWKIVAYERLSEVAQESSNAWNNAGTGHAALCELNYTPQAADGSVDVAKAVAINEQFQLSRQLWSSLVDRGVLSEPDTFINPTPHMTFVRGEKNVSFLKARFEELSKQTLFADMEYSEDSRVINSWAPLLMQKRLKADQPFAATRVTGGTDVDFGSLTRQLFAHLSASGVQVQTNQEVRSLKRQADGTWLVGYRRALGRTPGEIKARFVFVGAGGWALKLLQRSGIPEIKGYGCFPIGGQWLMSSNPEIVARHHAKVYSKATVGAPPMSVPHLDTRVVDGKTSVLFGPFATFSPKFLKNGSNWDIVRQVRPTNLGSMLKVAVTNFDLIRYLVGELLKTHRRKVADLRELMPSAKDEDWTLLQAGQRAQVMHNGTLQFGTEVVASADGSIAGLLGASPGASTAVPIMLGLLERCFPEQYQGWKPALRELIPTLGEKLNDQPDLARTTMAKTAGALSLQG; this is encoded by the coding sequence ATGTCCGCCACCCTGGGTACGCTGCTGCACGAGCTGCAGCCGGACTGGAAGATCGTTGCCTACGAGCGCCTCAGCGAGGTGGCGCAGGAGAGTTCCAACGCGTGGAACAACGCGGGCACGGGCCACGCCGCGCTGTGCGAGCTGAACTACACGCCGCAGGCCGCGGACGGCAGCGTCGACGTCGCCAAGGCCGTCGCGATCAACGAGCAGTTCCAGCTCAGCCGTCAGCTGTGGTCGAGTCTCGTCGACCGCGGGGTGCTCAGCGAGCCGGACACGTTCATCAACCCCACCCCGCACATGACCTTCGTGCGCGGTGAGAAGAACGTCTCGTTCCTGAAGGCGCGGTTCGAGGAGCTGTCGAAGCAGACCCTCTTCGCCGACATGGAGTACAGCGAGGACTCCCGCGTCATCAACAGCTGGGCGCCGCTGCTCATGCAGAAGAGGCTGAAGGCCGACCAGCCGTTCGCGGCGACCCGTGTGACCGGCGGAACCGACGTCGACTTCGGCTCGTTGACCCGTCAGCTCTTCGCGCACCTGTCCGCGTCCGGTGTGCAGGTGCAGACCAATCAGGAGGTCCGCTCGCTCAAACGGCAGGCCGATGGCACCTGGCTGGTCGGGTACCGTCGTGCGCTGGGCCGCACCCCGGGGGAGATCAAGGCCCGCTTCGTGTTCGTCGGCGCCGGCGGATGGGCGCTCAAACTGCTGCAGCGCAGCGGCATCCCCGAGATCAAGGGCTACGGGTGCTTCCCGATCGGCGGCCAGTGGCTGATGAGCAGCAACCCCGAGATCGTCGCCCGGCACCACGCCAAGGTGTACTCGAAGGCCACTGTGGGCGCGCCGCCGATGTCGGTCCCGCACCTGGACACGCGCGTGGTCGACGGCAAGACCTCGGTGCTGTTCGGCCCGTTCGCCACCTTCAGCCCGAAGTTCCTCAAGAACGGATCGAACTGGGACATCGTCAGGCAGGTGCGCCCGACCAACCTCGGCAGCATGCTCAAGGTCGCCGTCACGAATTTCGATCTCATCCGGTACCTGGTCGGGGAGCTGCTGAAGACGCACCGCCGCAAGGTCGCCGACCTGCGTGAGCTCATGCCGTCCGCGAAGGACGAGGACTGGACGCTGCTCCAGGCCGGCCAGAGGGCCCAGGTCATGCACAACGGCACCCTGCAGTTCGGCACCGAGGTGGTCGCGTCCGCCGATGGGTCGATCGCGGGCCTTCTGGGCGCCTCGCCGGGAGCATCCACGGCCGTGCCGATCATGCTGGGCCTGTTGGAGCGCTGCTTCCCGGAGCAGTATCAGGGCTGGAAGCCCGCGCTGCGCGAGCTGATCCCCACCCTGGGGGAGAAGCTCAACGATCAGCCGGACCTCGCGAGGACGACGATGGCGAAGACGGCGGGCGCGCTGTCGCTGCAGGGCTGA
- a CDS encoding thymidine kinase — protein sequence MAKLYFRYGAMNSGKSTALLQAAYNYEERGQRVLLAKPAIDTKGASQIESRLGMTREVDFLIAAQDDARGLFAAHRARVRSETQEELLPAAPADVACLLVDEAQFLTADQVDDLFRIAVLDGIPVLAYGIRNDFRTRVFPGSARLLAVAHTLEELKTICRCGRKAVFNGRKVDGEFVFDGDQVAIDGVAVTYESLCGTCYLEESGGLLG from the coding sequence GTGGCGAAGCTCTACTTCCGCTACGGCGCGATGAACTCCGGCAAGTCGACGGCCCTGCTGCAGGCCGCCTACAACTACGAGGAGCGCGGGCAGCGGGTGCTGCTGGCCAAGCCCGCGATAGACACGAAGGGCGCCTCCCAGATCGAGAGCCGGCTCGGCATGACCCGCGAGGTCGACTTCCTCATCGCCGCGCAGGACGACGCGCGTGGCCTGTTCGCCGCGCACCGGGCGCGGGTGCGCTCCGAGACGCAGGAGGAGCTGCTGCCGGCGGCGCCCGCGGATGTCGCCTGCCTGCTCGTCGACGAGGCGCAGTTCCTCACGGCGGACCAGGTGGACGACCTGTTCCGCATCGCGGTGCTAGACGGCATCCCCGTGCTGGCCTACGGCATCCGCAACGACTTCCGCACTCGGGTGTTCCCCGGCTCCGCGCGCCTGCTGGCCGTCGCGCACACGCTCGAGGAGTTGAAGACGATCTGCCGCTGCGGGCGCAAGGCCGTCTTCAACGGCCGGAAGGTCGACGGCGAGTTCGTCTTCGACGGCGACCAGGTGGCCATCGACGGCGTCGCCGTCACCTACGAGTCGCTGTGCGGTACCTGCTATCTGGAGGAGTCCGGCGGCCTGCTGGGCTGA
- a CDS encoding FadR/GntR family transcriptional regulator: MPGIDASIATQRAWRTVLERIEGDLLDGTLGPGDRLPSERDLAADLGVGRSSVREALRVLEVMGLIRTATGSGPQAGAIVIATPTGGMSALLRLQVAAQGFPLADVVDTRLVLESAVAAALAADGGREVGGARRLLEAMDAEGLSTAEFLALDQRFHLALAEASGNTVITATMAGLRTAIESYVLDGAARIADWPAMVDRLRGEHHAILNAVDAGRVDLAGDLVRRHITGYYAATGLTRGIRTP, encoded by the coding sequence ATGCCGGGGATCGATGCGTCCATCGCGACCCAGCGCGCCTGGCGTACGGTGCTGGAGCGCATCGAGGGCGACCTGCTCGACGGCACCCTCGGACCGGGGGATCGGCTGCCCTCCGAACGCGATCTCGCCGCGGACCTCGGCGTCGGACGCTCCAGTGTGCGCGAGGCGCTGCGGGTGCTCGAGGTGATGGGGCTCATCCGCACGGCGACCGGGTCGGGCCCGCAGGCGGGGGCCATCGTCATCGCGACACCCACCGGCGGCATGTCCGCTCTGCTGCGCCTGCAGGTGGCGGCGCAGGGCTTCCCGCTCGCCGACGTCGTGGACACCCGACTGGTGCTGGAGTCCGCCGTCGCCGCCGCGCTCGCCGCCGACGGCGGGCGGGAGGTGGGGGGCGCCCGTCGGCTGCTGGAGGCGATGGATGCCGAGGGGCTGTCGACCGCGGAGTTCCTCGCCCTCGACCAGAGGTTCCACCTGGCACTGGCGGAGGCGTCCGGCAACACCGTCATCACCGCGACGATGGCCGGCCTGCGCACCGCGATCGAGTCGTATGTCCTGGACGGAGCCGCGCGCATCGCCGACTGGCCCGCCATGGTCGACCGCCTGCGCGGCGAGCATCACGCGATCCTGAACGCCGTCGACGCAGGACGCGTCGACCTCGCCGGCGACCTCGTCCGCCGGCACATCACCGGCTACTACGCAGCCACGGGGCTCACCCGTGGCATCCGAACCCCCTGA
- a CDS encoding alpha-hydroxy acid oxidase, whose amino-acid sequence MVQRQFPRPSELLELMKFKKPELNARKRRLDAALTIHDLRTIAKRRTPKAAFDYTDGAAEGELSLARARQAFEDVEFHPGILTPAPTVDTTVEILGGPSALPFGIAPTGFTRLMQTEGETAGAGAAAAAGIPFTLSTLGTTSIEGVKAANPTGRNWFQLYVMRDREISYDLTRRAAAAGFDTLHFTVDTPVAGARLRDKRNGFSIPPQLTLGTIINAIPRPWWWYDFLTTPKLEFASLSSTGGTVGELLDAAMDPTISYDDLAVIRDLWPGKIVIKGVQTVEDSLKLKDAGVDGIVLSNHGGRQLDRAPIPFHLLPHVRKAVGDDFTVMIDTGIMNGADIVASVALGADFTLVGRAYLYGLMAGGRAGVDRTIAILRSEIERTMRLLGVASLAELTPAHVTQLARLVPVAGAASEAAVR is encoded by the coding sequence ATGGTCCAGCGTCAGTTCCCCAGACCTTCCGAGCTGCTCGAGCTCATGAAGTTCAAGAAGCCCGAGCTGAACGCCCGCAAGCGCCGGCTCGACGCGGCGCTCACGATCCACGACCTGCGCACGATCGCCAAGCGCCGCACCCCGAAGGCCGCCTTCGACTACACCGACGGCGCCGCCGAGGGCGAGCTGTCGCTGGCCCGTGCCCGCCAGGCCTTCGAGGACGTCGAGTTCCATCCCGGCATCCTCACACCCGCTCCCACCGTCGACACGACCGTGGAGATCCTCGGCGGGCCGTCGGCCCTGCCGTTCGGCATCGCACCGACGGGATTCACCCGCCTCATGCAGACCGAGGGGGAGACGGCCGGGGCCGGCGCGGCCGCTGCCGCGGGCATCCCGTTCACGCTGTCCACGCTCGGCACCACGTCGATCGAGGGCGTGAAGGCAGCCAACCCCACCGGGCGCAACTGGTTCCAGCTGTACGTCATGCGCGACCGCGAGATCTCCTATGACCTCACGCGTCGCGCGGCCGCAGCAGGCTTCGACACCCTGCACTTCACGGTGGACACCCCCGTCGCCGGCGCCCGTCTGCGCGACAAGCGCAACGGCTTCAGCATTCCGCCGCAGCTCACGCTCGGGACGATCATCAACGCGATCCCGCGGCCCTGGTGGTGGTATGACTTCCTCACCACGCCCAAGCTGGAGTTCGCCTCGCTGTCCTCGACCGGAGGGACTGTCGGCGAGCTGCTGGACGCCGCGATGGACCCGACCATCAGCTACGACGACCTCGCCGTCATCCGCGACCTGTGGCCCGGGAAGATCGTCATCAAGGGTGTGCAGACCGTCGAGGACTCCCTGAAACTGAAGGATGCCGGCGTCGACGGCATCGTCCTCTCCAACCACGGCGGTCGCCAGCTCGACCGCGCCCCCATCCCGTTCCACCTGCTGCCGCATGTGCGCAAGGCCGTGGGGGACGACTTCACGGTCATGATCGACACCGGGATCATGAACGGCGCCGACATCGTGGCATCCGTCGCCCTGGGGGCCGACTTCACCCTCGTCGGACGGGCGTACCTGTACGGCCTCATGGCCGGTGGCCGCGCGGGCGTGGACCGCACGATCGCGATCCTGCGCTCGGAGATCGAGCGCACCATGCGCCTGCTGGGAGTCGCCTCGCTCGCAGAGCTCACCCCCGCGCACGTCACGCAGCTCGCGCGCCTGGTGCCCGTCGCCGGTGCGGCGTCGGAGGCCGCGGTCCGCTGA
- a CDS encoding HAD-IIB family hydrolase, giving the protein MISPRLVAFDLDDTLAPSKGRIDSRIADLLRALLHRVDVAIISGGNEEQFRVQVIAQLVGTPASDLVRLHLLPTCGTRYLRHDGEDFSPVYAHDLADDEKSAALTALREEAGRLGLWEAKPWGEILEDRGSQITFSALGQLAPREAKHAWDPDGAKRARLRDAVAARLPGLEVRSGGSTSIDITRAGIDKAYGMRELAERTGIPLADMLFYGDRLDEGGNDYPVLAIGVPCVAVEGWEDTADRLDDLLTRMSARVG; this is encoded by the coding sequence ATGATCTCGCCCCGCCTGGTCGCCTTCGACCTCGATGACACGCTCGCGCCGTCCAAGGGGCGCATCGACTCCCGCATTGCCGATCTGCTGCGCGCACTGCTGCATCGTGTGGACGTGGCGATCATCTCCGGTGGCAACGAGGAGCAGTTCCGCGTGCAGGTCATCGCGCAGCTGGTCGGCACCCCGGCATCCGATCTGGTCCGCCTGCATCTGCTGCCCACCTGCGGCACGCGCTACCTGCGCCATGACGGCGAGGACTTCTCGCCCGTCTACGCCCATGACCTCGCCGACGACGAGAAGTCGGCGGCGCTCACGGCGCTGCGCGAGGAGGCCGGACGGCTGGGCCTGTGGGAGGCGAAGCCGTGGGGGGAGATCCTCGAGGACCGCGGCTCGCAGATCACCTTCTCCGCGCTCGGCCAGCTGGCCCCGCGCGAGGCGAAGCACGCGTGGGACCCGGACGGCGCCAAGCGCGCCCGACTGCGGGATGCCGTGGCGGCGCGCCTGCCGGGGCTGGAGGTGCGCTCCGGCGGCTCCACGAGCATCGACATCACCCGCGCGGGGATCGACAAGGCATACGGGATGCGTGAGCTCGCCGAGCGCACGGGCATCCCCCTCGCCGACATGCTCTTCTACGGCGACCGCCTCGACGAGGGCGGCAATGACTACCCGGTCCTCGCGATCGGCGTTCCCTGCGTGGCGGTGGAGGGCTGGGAGGACACCGCCGACCGGCTGGACGACCTCCTCACCCGGATGTCGGCGCGCGTCGGCTGA
- a CDS encoding metallophosphoesterase, producing the protein MTPPRRRHPALIALGAVGAVGVAAITWGVGVERYLFTVREAVAPALAPGSAPIRVLHLSDAHMAPWQHRKQRWLASLAALEPDLIVNTGDNLGHVDGLDGVRRAFAPLAGIPGVFVHGSNDVQAPSPRNPLKYFAGPSTHRRTVPSLDTDALDAFFTDELGWHGLNNAAARLEVAGHTIDLMGVDDAHRDWDRPEALPAALEALGARPERASVFGVTHAPYQRVLNGFLELGADAVFGGHTHGGQVRLPGYGALVANCDIPLKQAGGLSTWTHDGRTVPLNVSAGCGHSIYAPVRFACRPEATLLTLTARSA; encoded by the coding sequence TTGACCCCTCCGCGCCGCAGGCACCCGGCCCTCATCGCACTCGGCGCGGTGGGGGCCGTCGGCGTCGCAGCCATCACCTGGGGCGTGGGCGTCGAGCGCTACCTGTTCACCGTCCGCGAGGCCGTCGCCCCGGCACTGGCCCCCGGCAGCGCCCCGATCCGTGTACTGCATCTGTCGGATGCGCACATGGCGCCCTGGCAGCATCGCAAGCAGCGCTGGCTGGCGTCACTGGCTGCGCTCGAACCGGATCTGATCGTGAACACCGGCGACAACCTCGGGCACGTCGACGGGCTCGACGGCGTCCGTCGAGCCTTCGCTCCCCTGGCCGGGATCCCCGGCGTCTTCGTGCACGGCTCCAATGACGTGCAGGCGCCCTCGCCGCGCAACCCGCTGAAGTACTTCGCCGGCCCGTCCACACACCGCCGCACGGTGCCATCGCTGGACACGGATGCCCTGGACGCGTTCTTCACGGATGAGCTGGGCTGGCATGGGCTGAACAACGCCGCCGCACGGCTGGAGGTCGCAGGACACACCATCGACCTCATGGGCGTGGACGACGCGCATCGCGACTGGGATCGGCCGGAGGCGCTCCCCGCCGCGCTGGAGGCGCTCGGGGCCCGCCCGGAGCGGGCATCCGTCTTCGGGGTCACGCACGCGCCCTACCAGCGCGTGCTGAACGGCTTCCTGGAGCTGGGAGCGGATGCCGTGTTCGGCGGTCACACCCATGGCGGGCAGGTGCGCCTGCCCGGCTACGGGGCCCTGGTGGCCAACTGCGACATCCCGCTGAAGCAGGCCGGCGGCCTGAGCACGTGGACGCATGACGGGCGCACCGTGCCGCTGAACGTGAGCGCCGGGTGCGGCCACTCCATCTACGCCCCGGTGCGCTTCGCGTGCCGACCCGAGGCGACGCTGCTGACGCTGACGGCGCGCTCCGCCTGA